The region AGGATCTTCTTAGAAGTCGACAAGAGCGGTGATGCGTCGGAGCTGAAAGACCAGACAAGGATGCGAAAAATCGCTGAGGAATTAACTCGCCTAGCGATTTCCCAGAGCTGGTTTGACCAAAGTGGTTAGGCATAATAAACAAGCCACGAGGCCAGCGTATAAGGAAATAGGAACATCTGTCCCAATATTATAGTGACGGGACTTTTTGTGAAGCATATTCAATAAGTTGGGTAATCTTTATAAGTTACTCAATTTCAATTCTTATCGAGGAAGAGAAAAACTTTATGACATACAAAAGAATAGTGATGGAGCATAATAAAAAGATAGCACTCGTGGCGCACGATAATAAAAAGCTTGATCTGGTGGAATGGGCTAAATATAACCGTGATCTCCTGGCACATCACAAGGTTTATGCCACTGGCACAACAGGCAAGGTTTTGGAGCAGGAGCTTGGCTTCGAAATTTTAAAGCTCCAGAGTGGCCCCCTGGGAGGTGACCAGCAGATAGGCGCTAAAATTGTCGATGGAGATATAGATTTTCTCATCTTTTTCTGGGATCCGCTGGAACCAATGCCTCACGACCCGGATGTCAAAGCTCTCTTGCGTATGGCGGTGGTCTGGAACATCCCGATTGCATGCAATCGTGCAACCGCCGATTTCATGATCTCATCCCCACTTATGGATGGAGAATATGACCGCTTGTTGCCTGATTATGACGAATATAGAACCTGGAGGGCCTTAAAAGGTGACTAAGGTCTTGAAGGGATTACCATCTCTAAAGTCGATAGCATTCTGAATTTGCGTCAATCAATGACTCGGATCGTCTGAGAGGATGTATATGATATAATATGCCTGACTCGATTTGACATTTATGGTGGATTCTTCCCTCCGTTGGAGTCAAGATTATATGCGACAGGTAGACAAGCTTACATTCCAGGTTGTGGTAGATAATACGACGGACATGCTCTCTAGTCGTCCCGCTCACGTCACTTCGGAGCTACGTGTGTTGATAGCGGCGGGCATGAAAGAGATGGCTGGAGAAGCCCTCTGCTCTGCCCACCATGGCCTGTGCCTTGCGGTGACAGCTCATTTAGGCAATGACGAACGAACCGTACTATTTGATGCTGGTCCCGACCCGTACGCTTTGGTACGAAATGGTGGCCACATAAAGCTTGACTTTGAAAAGATAGATGCCCTTGTACTTTCGCACGGCCATTTCGACCATTCAGAGGGGCTATTGATGGCTGCAAATTTGATTGGTGCCGGAAATAAAGAAAGACGACTACCGCTTCATGTGCATCCTGGCGCTTTCGTGAAGAGAGCGGTCCGTCTTTCAGACGGGGAGCTACTTCCGCTACAGGATGTGCCGTCCCGCAAGGCACTTCAGAGTGCAGGGATAGAGCTAATCGAGTCCGATCAG is a window of Thermodesulfobacteriota bacterium DNA encoding:
- a CDS encoding methylglyoxal synthase; translated protein: MTYKRIVMEHNKKIALVAHDNKKLDLVEWAKYNRDLLAHHKVYATGTTGKVLEQELGFEILKLQSGPLGGDQQIGAKIVDGDIDFLIFFWDPLEPMPHDPDVKALLRMAVVWNIPIACNRATADFMISSPLMDGEYDRLLPDYDEYRTWRALKGD
- a CDS encoding MBL fold metallo-hydrolase yields the protein MRQVDKLTFQVVVDNTTDMLSSRPAHVTSELRVLIAAGMKEMAGEALCSAHHGLCLAVTAHLGNDERTVLFDAGPDPYALVRNGGHIKLDFEKIDALVLSHGHFDHSEGLLMAANLIGAGNKERRLPLHVHPGAFVKRAVRLSDGELLPLQDVPSRKALQSAGIELIESDQAEEIVGGTFFLTGEIPRGSFERGLENQVRLNDAGDWEPDPLCMEERFMVTNVKGKGLALFTGCSHAGVINICNHARELFPDMPLYALVGGLHLVHPNEDLIGETIRELKEFGLKVIIPGHCTGWRAIHSLLNAFGEEVVDPLAVGSRVSL